DNA sequence from the Carassius carassius chromosome 6, fCarCar2.1, whole genome shotgun sequence genome:
TTTGCAGTCATTTTGTCACAGAATTTCATgatttgttttattcatatatagaCATTACTGCTGAAAAGGCTGGGGTTAGTGAACATTTtctgaaagaaatgaataaaaacatcccaaaaacatttaaaacggTAGTGTATTTCAAAGACAAATCAGCCTTTTTACAgccttattacacacacacacacacacacacgttcacacacacacacacacacacacacacacacacacacacacaaacacacctggaGGAGCAGGCAGGTTGATTCCTTTCACGATGGTCAGCACCATGTCACTGGACGTCAGGTTAGGAAAGATCCTAAACACAGAGATGAAGACTTTTAGAGAGTCTGTATAGGACCCCTCACTGACAGccatgtgttgtgttgtgtgtgtgtgttctcacttgACAGAGTTGAAGGTGCGCTCCTCTGTGTGGAATTTAGGAACTGAACTTCCTTTAGCGTGAGCTTTCTTCAGCACTTCAATATTACTCATGCATTCTTCAGCCAGCTTCTCaaacctacaaacacacacattttttttaatcattctaaatgtatttactgtcacttttcatcaatttaaagcaaccttgctgaataaaagtattcatttcttaaaaaagaagAACAGTGTAAGAACAGTTACTTATCACTTAAAACACACACCTGAAAAGTCTGCTAACCTggcgtcaattaaaaaaaatctatcatcaAGATAAATGAAAGCGCACACACCTGGCAGTTTCAGCTACGTTCCCCAGATGAGTGTACTGCTGCGAGTACGCCAGGCATTTCTGGAAACAAGAGTTAGAAAGTCATTTCAACTGGAAATAAAGCATGCATTTCTCTTGAAGTCTCTTTAGACGGATCAGATCTCTGTTGTGTAGCTGGTGGTGTGTGTAAGGACCTCGTGCTGCTGTTTGAGATGCCCCATGAGTTGAGCGCACTGCTCAGATGAGCGCTGAGAGAGAGCGGACGAGCGTGAATGAGACAGTCTGTAGTCGTCCTCGCGGACCGGAGCGGCCGGCACCTGGACACCAGACGAGCAACTTAGAACACTTTCAGAAATTGATGTGCATCATTTATTCAGCATTTTGTAGAAGTAGAGTTGAAAAATCTTGAAGGTACTTCAGCATCTTGCTCTGATCAAAGCTTCTGATTTCATGAATTTGACTTCGTAACTCGTAAACACAAAGTCCCCAGGAGGTTTCAAATGCAACATTAAATTAAACGTCACTGTTTCGGTCAGTGATTACAGCACTCTAAAACCAATTCTGGTGATGTTTGGGTGCGTCAGTGATTCACAAACCTTGCTGATGTCCACAGGAAGTCCAGCCTTGGCGGCAGTGATCATGGGCTCGAGGCCTTTAGCGTTCCTCAGGTGCTGAGCGGCTCCCTGCATGTCCTTCATCTCTTTAGAGCGCAGCGCGGCCTTCACGAACTGCTGCCTGCGTAGGGTCAGGAAATCCAGCTGCTGCTGGGCTACAGAACAACACACACGTCACACAACAGAGCAGACACGTCACTGctgatatataaacacacatctaCCTTTGCCTCCTGGTTTGGGGGTGTTTGTGGAGCCGGTGGGTGTCCCTGCAGTGGACGAGGCTTTCGGAGGAGCAGGAGCTCTGGATTTCTGAACGGCAGGCTGAGCTGATGactacacagacacagagagatgaAGAATCAGACTGAAGTACAGTTTCCAGATGTTTCGCTGAACTCTGGCTCTACCTTCTGTGGACTCTCGTCTTCATCTGCGTCGGCATCTGCGTCCTGATTGGCCAGTTTCATGGCTGTCTCCAGAACGCCCATGAAGTTCTGCCGGCCGCCTTCAGTGCCCTGCAGCGGAGGACAACCTGACACGCAAACacattaataatgacaaaagGAGGTGCACAAACTGTACAACTCTACTCTGGAAGTTTGACATGGAAATTCTTCAAATTTCAGAAtggtgagaattttttttataaataataataataataattaaaaaaaaaatgaattgtgaaGCAAACTGAATTATGACTATTATTCAGAACTGCAAGAAAACAAGTTTTATGAAATTAATTATaagataaacatttttttattacatttttaatttttaatctgTGCAGAAACGGCTTCCATAACTACATTATTTCTGTTTGACCACTTATAATTCATTTAATTCCATCATTTTAAAGGTACACTACAATTCAGAGTATAGGGTcagtaaggattttttttttttaaagaaatacattttgaactttctattcatcaaataatcctgaaaaataaaacacatcattccacaaaaatatgaagcagcataactgttttcaacattgataaaaatctgaagtgtttcttgagcagcgaatcatcatatcagaatgatttctgaagatcatgtgacactgaagactgcagtaatgatgctgaaaatacagctgtacatcacaggaataaatgtttaATCTACATTTATAAAtgcttaattaaaattaaaaatacatttgaagttTTCTTTTATAAGattttcacatagaaaacagctattttcagccattaaattcaagttaaaaattatatatctcaccaaccccaaacatctgaacagccgtgtatatttaataattataaataaataaataatcagcacACCACACTCTAACGTTTGCAAACACCTCttgatatttttagattttaattaacACATTATAGGGTACATTTCTTAACTGGTGAGTTACAGAAATTTGTCTGTCTATGGAAACAAGTAAACAAGCTTTACCTGGTGGAACAGGAAGTTCTGCCAGATTCACCGGCCGTCCTGCTTTATGAGCTTTAATGGCATCTTGATATTGCTGAagtcaagaacacacacacacacacacacacacacacacaagagatgAATGAAATGGCACCTGTTCATTTATTTAAGCGAGTGTTTGCGTGTGTTACCTTGATTATGCGCTGGTGCATGCGTGCCTTGCGCTCGTCTCCTTTGCTCTTGGCGCTCTCTGCAGCTTCTTTATATTTGTCCATGCGCTGCTGTAAGGCCTCGGCGACGCTCCGGGGAGCAGAGAGAGCTGAAACACACATGTATGTTTTAATTAACAGCATAACTGATGCTGACTGGGTTTGATCAGTGTGTGGGATgtcaggttcacacacacacctgtgtctGGGGCAGCAGTGGGTGAAGCCGGAGGGACGGCTGGTTTAGCGGACAGCTGAGGAGGGTTAGAACGCACCTCTTCAACCTCTCCTGAAAGACAGAGACACTTCCATCAAAATCAGACCAGCCAGAATGAATCTGAAGTGAAAGAAGGTCTGTGAGGTGAAGCAGTACCAGGAGGGGGCGGCAGTGAGCTGAGGTCCACAAACTCCCCTCGGTCAACACTCTCCACCACCAAGTCCAGACTCTGGGAAGAAGAGAGGTTTTTCCCAGTTGTTGTGGTTAATTGTAATCTAGTGTTGTGTATGCAGATACATCTACAATCCACAATAACAGACctacacttctgttcaaaagatcggggtcagtaagagttttaatgcttttcagccaagtctgttctgttttttatgtgaatatatagTATTGTAATATAATGCTTTTCCcctagttttagtttatttataatatcTAGTTTATATGTAATAACTCtggtctttattgtcacttttgatcaattgactGCGTCCTTactcaataaaagtattaatttcttttaaatgaataatcATACAGACCCCAGATTGGTGCACATGAACACAATGAACAACAAAgaaatgaatgtgaatgtgtgaCTCTGTTTGCTAGAATGAAACATGACAGTGTCTTAACTGAAACATGAGGGGAACAGACGGGTGGCAACACTCCCTCACCTTGGACACTTGGTAGAGTTGTTTGGCTTGATCAGTGTTCCCGCTCTGCTTGGCCTTTAAGGCTGCCAGCTTATACTCTCTCTGTCTGCTTAAAATACTCGCTTTgagctctgaaacacacacagacatgtgtaTGGCAACAGCTTCACAGTGACAGTTGAATGATAGCgtcagagcgtgtgtgtgtgtgtgtgtgtgtacccgaGTGCTGTGTGCTGGGCTGGCCGGGTGTGAGGGGTGATATGGCTGGTGTATCAGGCGTTACGACCGTCACTCTCTGTGACGGAGGCAGGAGCAGCTGAGGTTTGGAGGGAGCTGGCTTGATGTTGGTCTTCTGCGGTGGTGTGTTTGCTGGAGCAGGCTTTTCTGGCTCTCTGATTGGCTCGGCCTGCGGAGCAGCGGAGGGTTTTCCACCGGTGGGGACAGGAGGAGGAATCTCATCTTCATCGATGGATTTCCCCTTTTTAACCGTTGCCAACATAGACTGTAGAGTCTAAAAACAAAGAGAACATGTTACTGACCGCTCTGAAATCCTCAGACATGAGGAAAAAATGTCTGGGACTGAGAGTTTGTAATGTCTTGGATACTTCATGCATATAATACATGCCTTTGGCAATATATTGGTTGTTCGCTATCTGAGACTTTACAAACTTCCaatcaggacttttattttgacaacaCCTGAATGCAGAAGCATAGGACTTCCTAATTCTCTGTCTAACAATAGAGCTTTAATACTTCAGAAACATGCCATCATATTTAGGAAACACACATGTATATCATTTAAACAAGTCTTTAAATATCTggtgaacatttccaaaaaccTCACAAACTTTGGCAAATACAGCTGAAGAGCATATTGTGGCCTTAGCGgatagtatattttattattgctaTGTAGTGCAGCATAAATGTAGTCAAAATAACCTTAAACttacatatatacaaaaaatataaacatacactatataaaatatagtataaatagtttattttacagttatttttaatcaTGTTCTTTTTCTTCAATTTGACAAATTCTCAAATAATTATTCTTAtagtatgtaaaataaatgtaaatatgaatgcaGCAATTGTTACACTTGTGTTATTTACTATAAGTAAATTaaataatcttatttatttaaaataattgtaataaataccatgtgaaataaatataattgcagtatttgttatgcttctgctatttacgattgttaaaataaataagtcttctaatttatttgcatattttttagTAAagatcatataaataaatatcacatatcTCCTTTCTATCAGCCACGCTGCTCTCTAAGACAGTAGCATCAGTTATCAGAAAGTCCAGATCTAGTCTTGGACACGTCTCACCTTCAGTCCGCGGTCGTATCGCTGGGCTTTGTTGGTCTCCCTCGCAGCCGTGGCGTTGGTGATGGCCGTCTGGTACATGTCCAAGCGCTCTTGCAGGCGAGCCTCCAGGCTGGCAGGTGCATTCTGGGATGCGGGCGCTGCATTTGAGCGTTGAGGAGGCACTGGTGACAGAGGAGGTTTCCTGATCACTTGCTCCTCATCATCTTCCAGTACCTCATTCAGCTCAGCCTGAAACACATGAAACGACTTCAATAAAAAACGTTTCCTGTGAGAAAGATCATACCTGATGCCACCTGTAGAGGACGTGAAGACAAGAAGGTTTGTGTCTTACCAAGAGATCAGCATCGTTCTCTAAATCACCTTCATCGTCTCCGTCCTCGTCCAGGTCTTTCATACAATGGGCTGCAATGCGCTCAATGTCCCCCAAGGGCACTGGAGCTACATgaagcaaaagagagagaaagatgatgAACAAATGCTAAGGGACACGGTTTGGTTGCTCAGCACAGCTTGCTGTTTCTTCACCTTTAACTCCAGGTTTCTTGGCCGCTGGTCCAGCCCTCCCTCCTCCTCCCATCAATGCCAGAAGCTCCGCCTCCAGCTCCTCATCATTTCCTCCAGAGTCATCCAGCCCATCGTCAGGAGAAAAATCCAACAGCAATCCCATCTGATTGAACGTAGGGATGGAGAGTCAgggttatttttattagtataatacaattttatttttatcagttttatcgTTTTCATAtacttttaatttcagttaaagttttagtaatttttgtgtgacatttttattagttttttatttttagtcattttagtacttcaagttaaactaaatgaaaaa
Encoded proteins:
- the LOC132142831 gene encoding coiled-coil and C2 domain-containing protein 1A-like, which codes for MSRSQNPAQKGQGTARARQMGLLLDFSPDDGLDDSGGNDEELEAELLALMGGGGRAGPAAKKPGVKAPVPLGDIERIAAHCMKDLDEDGDDEGDLENDADLLAELNEVLEDDEEQVIRKPPLSPVPPQRSNAAPASQNAPASLEARLQERLDMYQTAITNATAARETNKAQRYDRGLKTLQSMLATVKKGKSIDEDEIPPPVPTGGKPSAAPQAEPIREPEKPAPANTPPQKTNIKPAPSKPQLLLPPSQRVTVVTPDTPAISPLTPGQPSTQHSELKASILSRQREYKLAALKAKQSGNTDQAKQLYQVSKSLDLVVESVDRGEFVDLSSLPPPPGEVEEVRSNPPQLSAKPAVPPASPTAAPDTALSAPRSVAEALQQRMDKYKEAAESAKSKGDERKARMHQRIIKQYQDAIKAHKAGRPVNLAELPVPPGCPPLQGTEGGRQNFMGVLETAMKLANQDADADADEDESPQKSSAQPAVQKSRAPAPPKASSTAGTPTGSTNTPKPGGKAQQQLDFLTLRRQQFVKAALRSKEMKDMQGAAQHLRNAKGLEPMITAAKAGLPVDISKVPAAPVREDDYRLSHSRSSALSQRSSEQCAQLMGHLKQQHEKCLAYSQQYTHLGNVAETARFEKLAEECMSNIEVLKKAHAKGSSVPKFHTEERTFNSVKIFPNLTSSDMVLTIVKGINLPAPPGVSANDLVTSVHFEFPFPSAEEAQRDKTSTVRNSSCPEFQEEFKLNIKRDHRGFKRVVQAKGIKFEVIHKGGLFKTDKVVGSAQLKLEALENQCEIREIIDVLDGRKATGGKLEVLVKIREPLSGVQLQPVTEKWLIIDPLTPSPEKDREREKSSEKERASSPRSKPRNDHDKNSKPSSSPPQYKMHSFSLLHHDKERLDWKINDYKKNRQDASELIKQHMDICQRLQWQKSYLERHPAALTEYENVLQKFVNGLSDSIKMFSSQGNRDAAKDALGRLRMVENELESVRKKRAVRQ